CGGGGCCGTCCTTCTGGCGGACCAGCTTGATCAGGCCCGAGGTGCCAAGGATGGAGCTCTTGCCGTTGCCGGCCAGGTTGTACTCCTGGGTCTGCACCTGGTCCTCGCCGAACTTTTCCTTGGCAGCCTTCTCGGTGTAGCCGACGGTGGCGATTTCGGGCTCGGAATAGGTGACCTTGGGGATGTTGATGTCCTCGACCACTACAGGCTTCAGGCCGGCAATTTCCTCGGCCACGAAGATGCCCTGCTGGTAGCCGCGGTGGGCCAGCTGCACACCGGGGACGATGTCACCCACGGCGTAGATGTTGCCTACGCCGGTGTGCAGGCGCTCGTTGGTGATGACGAAGCCGCGGTCGATGGTGACGCCAGCTTCCTCGTAGCCCAGGTTGGCCGTGACGGGGCCACGGCCGACGGCGACCAGCAGCAGGTCCGCTTCGAACGTCTTGCCGTCCACCAGGGTGACCTTGACGCCGTCGTCATTCTGCTCGACGCCCTGGAAGAAAACGCCGGTGGAGAACTTGATGCCGCGCTTCTTGAAGGCACGCTCGAAGTTCTTGATGATCGTGGCGTCCTCGTTGGGAACGAGGGAGGGCAGTCCTTCGACGATGGTCACGTCCACGCCGAACGACTTCCAGACCGAGGCGAACTCGACGCCGATGACGCCGCCGCCCAGGATGATGGCGCTCTTGGGGATGGTGTCCATGGTGAGGGCCTGGTCGGAGGTGATGACCTTGCCGCCGATTTCCAGGCCGGGAAGGGTGCGCGAGTAGGAGCCGGTGGCCAGGACGATGTTCTTGCCCTTGTAGGCGGTGCCGTTCACCACGATTGTGTCGGTGCCCTGCAGCTTGCCTTCACCCTCGATGACGGTGATGCCCTTCTTGGACTTGATCAGACCCTGCAGGCCCTTGTACTTGCCGGCGATGATGCCGTCCTTGTACGCGTTGACGGCGTTGATGTCGATGCCGTCGAGGGTGACGTTCACGCCGTACTTGGCGGAGTCACGGGCGTGGTCGGCCAGCTCTGCGGAGTGCAGCAGGGCCTTGGTGGGGATGCAGCCGTTGTGGAGGCAGGTGCCGCCCAGCTTGGCCTTCTCCACGAGGCCGACGGTGAGGCCGAGCTGTACCGCACGCAGCGCTGCAGCGTACCCGCCGCTGCCGCCACCGAGTACCAGGATGTCGAATTCTTGCGCAGTTGCCTGATCGGCCACTAAAACGCTCCCTCGCGTGAACGATGACGCGATCAGCGCGCATCATCTGGTCTTGGAACTTGCACTGCCGTGATTATGTCAGCAGGGCAACTCTCTTGCATTTGTGACTACCGTGGTTCACCTTAGCGAACCACCTATCCATGCTCCACCTTGGCGCTGCGTTTGTGGAGCGCTTGTGTCCAGTGTCACGCGGCCCTGTGGCACAGGAATCACCTGCGCCGCAGGGCCGCGTGACACCTGGCCGGCAGCCTTGCCTAAGCCGCGGCCAGGATGTCCTCCACGTACGCAATGAGGGTACGGACGGTGCATCCGGTGCCCTGCTTGTGCGTGTAGCCGTACGGGCTGCCGTTATTAAAGGACGGTCCTGCAATATCGATGTGCGCCCAGGGGATCTGTTCGCCCGCTTTGTCCTTACCCACGAACTCGCGCAGGAACACGGCAGCGGTCATCATTCCGCCGTGCCGTTCGCCGATGTTGGCTAGGTCGGCAACCTGGGAGTCCAGGGTGGGGCGCAGTTCCTCCGGCAGGGGCATGGGCCACACCAGCTCGCCGGCGCGGTCCGCCGCGGCCTTGAGCGCGCCCGTGACGCTGTCCGAGCCCATGACGCCGGCGGTACGGTTGCCCAGTGCGATCAGCTGCGCGCCGGTGAGGGTTGCGACGTCGATGATGGCATCCGGGTATTCGCGGCTGGCGGCGACGATGCCGTCCGCCATGACCAGGCGGCCCTCGGCGTCGGTATTGAGGACCTCCACCGTCTTGCCGCCGAACATGGTCAGGACGTCGGCAGGACGTGACGCTCCGCCACCGGGCATGTTCTCTGCGATGCAGAGCCAGGCGGTCGCCTTGACCGGCAGGCCCAGGCCGGCGAGGGCCAGGACAGTGTTAAGGACGACGGCGGCACCGGCCATGTCGCTCTTCATGTCGCCCATGTTGAGGGCCGGCTTGAGGGAGATTCCGCCGGTGTCGAAGGTGATCCCCTTGCCCACCAGGGCAACCTTGGCGGTGGCCTTCGCGGGGGAGTACTCAACCTTGACCAGCCGCGGCTGCCGCGTGGAGCCCTTGCCCACGCCCATGATGCCGCCGAAGCCTTCCTTTTCAAGGCGCTTCTCGTCCCAGACCGTGACCTTGACGGGCAGGCCCTTGGCCAGGTCCTTGGCGGCCTCGGCGAACGATTCGGGGTAAAGGTGGCTCGGCGGGGTGTTGACCAGGGACCGGGTGGCATTAACGGCCTTGGCCACCAGGCCGGCCCGCTTCAGTGCCGCCTCCAGCTCCGGCGTGCCGGCCAGCTCGTTGAAGATGACGGCATTGCGCACCGGGTCCTTAAGTCCGTCGGAGGAGGACCGGAACTCGGTGAAGGAGTAGGCGCCCAGGGCGGCACCCTCGGCGACGGCCGTGACGTCCTGTACCGTCGCCGTCGGGAATGCCAGGGTGACCGTGGCCAGGCCGGCCAGCTGCCGGACGGCCGATCCAGCTGCCCGGCGGAGCGACTCGCCCGTGAGCGGCCCGTTGGCGGGAACCTTGCCGACGCCGGCCAGGACCAGGATGCCGGCCCCGGTCTCGGGCAGGCCGGGCAGGCGGACCAGCTGGTCCGCGGCGCCGGTGACACCCAGTGCCTTGAGGGAGTCCGCGAGGGCCTCGGCGGACTTTGCGGTCAGGGGGTTATCCAACAGGACCGGCCCGTCAGTTCCCTGGCCCACCCCGATGACCACTGCATCACTGGGGTTCTTCTTCAGGTCCCGCGCGACGGTACTAAGGTTGACTTCAGTATTCTTGACCACAGGGATGAGTCCTCAATTCTCGAAACGTTCGGGCAGGGATGCATGTTGGGCGCTCTGCCATGGTGGCCCGGATCCGGCCGTTCTGGACGGTCCCCGGGGTGCGTGCAAGCCCGCCTGGCAGGCCAGTTCCGATCGTAGCCCTTCCCCGGCGCCGCAGGAGAATTTCCTGAGAGGTGCGCCACACCGGCTGATGGAATGCCGGGTGGCCCCGCCGCGTTATGAATGATGTCCACCCGCACCCCTGAAAGGAACATGCCGTGCTTGAACGGATTTCCGGCTCCCTGCTGGACCCCGACGCGCTTTATGCCAGCAACATCGAGCTGTTCCACAGCCCCGAACTCCAGGGGCTGAACCTGGTGATGGGTTTCACCGGATTCGCCGACGCAGGCCACGTGGTGAAGCAGATCAACGCAGAACTGCTGGACTCCCTCGATGCCCAGCCCGTTGCCGTCTTCGACGCCGACCAACTGATCGACTACAGGTCACGGCGCCCACACCTGAGCTTCGTCGAAGACCATATCCAGGACTACCAGGAGCCTCGGCTGGCCCTTTACCGGCTGGTGGATGGACTGGGAAAGCCGTTCCTCCTCCTGGCCGGCTTCGAACCCGACCTGCAGTGGGAACGGTTCGCCCGCGCCGTGGTGAACATCGTGGAGAAGCTGGACGTCAACCTCGTCACCTGGATCCACTCCATTCCCATGCCCGTGCCGCACACCCGCCCCGTGGGGGTGACGGTGCACGGGAACCGGCCGGAACTCATCGAGGGCATCTCGGTGTGGAAACCCACGGTCGAAGTTCCCGCCGCCGTCGGGCACATCCTGGAGCTGCGCCTCGTGGAAGCCGGACGGAATGTCGCCGGCTACGTCATCCACGCGCCGCACTACCTTGCCGAAGCCGAGTACCCCACCGCCGCCGTCGCCGGGCTGGAATACCTGGGCGCCGCCACGTCCCTGATGCTGCCCACCGACCGGCTTCGCGAGTCAGGCCGCGAGGTCAGCCGCCAGATCGCCGAGCAGATCGAAGCGTCGGAGGAAGTCCAGCAGGTGGTGTCCCGCCTCGAAACCCGGTACGACGAAAAATCCGACGGCATCGTGCGCAGGTCGCTGCTGGCCAACGAGAATGATGAGCTTCCGGACGCCGATGACCTGGGCGCAGCCGTGGAGGCCTACCTGGCCAGGGAGAACCCGGGGCAGTAGCGCTGGTCACAACGCCCCGGAAAGCGGCGTCCCGCCGGGCATAATGAAGTGGTGACTGCACCCCGCGCCTGGCTTATCTGGACCATCGGAATTTTTGGGTACCTGGTGGCCGTGGCGCAGCGGACCTCGTTCGGCGTGGTGGGCCTTGAAGCTACCGAACGCTTCCACGCCACGGCGTCGGCCATCTCCTTCTTCACTGTCCTGCAACTGCTGGTCTACGCGGGACTCCAGATTCCCGTGGGCCTGCTGGTGGACAGGCTTGGTTCGCGCGTCATGATCGCCGGCGGTGCGGTCCTGATGGGGCTGGGACAGCTGCAGTTGGCGTTTGCCGACAGCATCCCCGGGGGAGTCCTGGGCCGCGTCCTGGTGGGTGCCGGCGACGCGATGACCTTCATCTCGGTCATCCGGCTCATACCGCTCTGGTTCGCTCCCGCCCGCGTCCCGCTGGTAACCCAACTGACCGGCATGTCCGGCCAGTTGGGGCAATTGTTCAGCGTCCTGCCCTTCGCAACGGTCCTGCACCTGTCCGGCTGGACCCCCGCTTTCCTGATGCTGGCGGGAATGTCCGGAGTCGCCGTCGTACTGGTCGTCCTGCTGCTGCAGGACGCTCCCCCCGGCACCGAGCGGCCGCACGCCCGGCAGGGGCTTCGGGCAACCGGGGCCTCGCTGGCCCGCGCCTGGAGCCAGCCCGGCACGCGGCTGGGGATGTGGAGCCACTTCACCATCCAGTTCAGCGGAACCGTCTTTGCCATGACCTGGGGCTACCCGTTCCTGATTTCCGGGCAGGGCCTGGACGCAGGCACTGTTGCCGCACTGATGGCGCTCTATGTCGCCGCGGCCATGGCGGCGGGCCCCTTCATTGGGCGTTTCGTTTCGCGCCACCCACTGCGCCGCTCCACCATGGTGCTGCTGATTGCCGGCGCCACGGCAGCAGCATGGGCGGCCGTACTGCTGCTGCCCGGGCGGGCTCCGCTGTGGTTGCTGGCCGGACTTGTGGTGGTGCTGGCCATCGGGGGTCCTGGTTCGATGATCGGCTTCGACTTCGCCCGGACCTTCAACCCGGCGCATCGAATCGGCACTGCCACCGGGATCGTGAACGTCGGCGGCTTCATCGCTGCCCTGGTGTCCATCTTCCTGATCGGCCTGGTGCTCGATGTCCTCTACGCCACCGGGTTCTCGCAGGGGGTGCTGTACGGTTTGGAGCCCTTCCGCCTGGCCCTGAGCGTCCAGTTCCTGCTGCTGGCTCTCGGCGCCGCCGCCATTGTGGCCTCGCGGCGGAAAGTGCGCCGGCAGATGGCGGCCCAGGGGATTGTAGTGCCGCCGTTGCGCAGCGCCCTGGCCCGGCAGCGCCGGGAAAGCCTGGCGCGCCGCCGCCAGCCGGCGCGCACCGACGACTGAGGCGTTTTCGTTCCTTCCTTTGCCGCAGATCCTCCTTCTGTCACTGTTCCTCCACCGGGCCGTTTGCCCACATAGCTGAACTTGCCCCTGCCCGCGGCAGCGCCGGCGGCGAAAGCTGGAGCCATGACAGCTCCAGAACGATTAACAATCCGCGGGCCGGAAGACATTCTTGGCTTCATTCCACACAGCCTGGGGTACTGGCCCGCTTCCAGCCTGGTGGCCATGACGCTGCACGGCACCAGGCTTGGCGCCACGCTGCGGCTTGATCTTCCGTCACCCGACGGGCCAGGCGATCCTTTCGGGTTTGCCGGCGCCGTCCGGCGCTACCTTGAGTCAGACCAGGATGCCGACGGCGCGCTGCTGGCCGTCTTCACCACTGACGCCGGAATGGTCCCGCCGAGCGCCTACGACCTCCTTATCTCCACAGTGCAGTGTTCCCTTGACGAAGGCGGGATGCCGGTCCGTGCTGCCTGGTTTGTGGGCGATGACTATTGGCGGGACGCCCTGTGCAGCGATGGTTCATGTTGCCCGCTTCCGGGGCGTCCGGTGCAGGAGATCCGGGACAGCATGCTGAATACGGAAATGGTCTACCGGGGGAGCAGCGTCGGCCCGGCACCAAGGGCCGGCAGCGCACCTGAAGCGGCGGTGCCTGCCATGCACCTGGCCGCGGTCCTTGAAGCCCAGGCCGGCTGGCAAGAGGAGTTGGGATGGCGGTCCCGAAGCCGTGCGCAGTTCAAGGCCGTGCTCGGCTTTTGGCAGATGCTGCTGGACCGGGCCCCGGCGGATGCCGGGGTGCCTGATATCGAGCGGGATGCCTTTCTTCGTGCCACGCTCCTGGTCCCCACGTGGCGGGATGCCGTGATGGTGATGGCCGCCGCGGGCAGGAGCGCTGCCGAAGCCGGCGCCGAACAGTTCAACGTCTTTGCGGAAGGAGATGACGGGGGCGGCGCCGACGAGTCCGTGGTGTTGCTGCCGCTGCTGATGCCGGCCGATTTCCCCCTCCGGGCCTTGCCAGTGGGCAAACCGCGGACGGAAACGGCAGGAGGACGGGCAGCTGCCTTTCGCCCGCCGCGCCGGACTACGGAAGGCGTGGCCCGCTCCGGTTCCGTTCCAGCCGGCTACGGCGAGGTGCTCATGGGTGTTGCGCCCGACGTTCCCGACTGGGCAGGCCTGGAAGCACTGGACCGGGTCCTCGGGCAATTGGCTGTGCTGGGAGGGCAGGCTGCTGCCGCGGCGCTGACCATGCGCGGCTGGGTGGCGTGGTGCCGGGGCCGCGGTTCCTACGCTGCCGCCCACCTGGAGCAGGCCCTCGAGCTGGAGCCGGAATACCGGCTCGCCGAACTTCTGCTGGATCTCGTGGGCAGGGGAACGCTTTGTGGCTGGGCGGCGCGCAAGGAGGCGGCCTGGCAGAAGTTCGGGGAAGACACTGCCGGGTGAAAGCCGGGCGCTGTGAGGGGCGGGCGGCCGGAGTCAGGAGCGGGATATACCGGCCGGCATGGGCAAGACCTTCAGCAAGTGGCGGGACCGGATGGAAGCAGGGGAAGCCGGATCCAGGCAAATCATGAGACAATGGATGCCGAGACCCGGTTGGGTCCGTGTATCGAGTGCTTGTAGCGGTCCCCGCCAGGGAACAATACAGCTGCTCCGGGAGTTGTCTTAAGTGACTCTGCCGGCCGTGGTGGCGCTTGGTTTTCATCACGGACTTGACAGGGTCATAGTGGTGTTGCCCGTATGGTGATTCCACAGACCACCGCTAGAAAGGTTTTCTGTGACCCCGTCTTCCACGAAGAAGGATTCCGCCGCCCAGGATGTCTTGTCCCCTGAGGAGAAGCAGGCCGCGACCAATGCCAAGCGGGCAGCTACGCGGGCAGCCAACAAGGCTTCGGCCGGCGCGGCTCCAGCGGACGGCAAGCGCGAGCCCAAGAAGCGTGGGCCCAAGCCTGGCGCCAAGGCTGCAGCAGAGGCTGCAGGAAAGTCCGCCGTTGATGCGGACGAGGTCGAGGACGCTGAGGAAGACCTCGACGTCCTCGAAGGCCCGGACGCAGTAGAGGATGCTGATACCGACGCCGATCCCGTCAAGGGTGCAGTGGGCAGCGGCAAGGGCTTTGTCTACTCCGACGCAGATGATGACGATGCCCCCGTGCAGCAGGTCATGTCTGCCGGCGCAACGGCCGACCCCGTCAAGGACTATTTGAAGCAGATCGGTAAGGTGGCACTGCTCAACGCCGAGCAGGAAGTTGACCTTGCGCTGCGGATCGAAGCCGGGCTGTTCGCCGAGGAAAAGATCGCCGCTGACGACGGCTCCATGGATCCGAAGTACAAGCGTGAACTCGAATTCATCATCCACGACGGCAAGCGCGCCAAGAACCACCTGCTGGAAGCCAACCTCCGCCTGGTGGTCTCACTGGCCAAGCGCTACACCGGCCGCGGCATGCTGTTCCTGGACCTGATCCAGGAAGGCAACCTGGGCCTGATCCGCGCCGTGGAGAAGTTCGACTACACCAAGGGCTTCAAGTTCTCCACGTACGCCACCTGGTGGATCCGCCAGGCCATCACCCGCGCCATGGCTGACCAGGCCCGCACCATTCGTATCCCGGTGCACATGGTTGAAGTCATCAACAAGCTGGCACGTGTTCAGCGCCAGATGCTGCAGGACCTGGGCCGTGAACCCACGCCTGAAGAACTGGCACTGGAACTGGACATGACCCCCGAGAAGGTGGTCGAGGTCCAGAAGTACGGCCGCGAACCCATTTCGCTGCACACGCCCCTGGGCGAGGACGGCGATTCAGAGTTCGGTGACCTGATCGAGGACTCCGAGGCCGTTGTTCCGGCTGACGCCGTGAGCTTCACCCTCCTGCAGGAGCAGCTGCACTCCGTGCTGGACACCCTCTCCGAACGCGAGGCCGGCGTGGTTGCCATGCGGTTCGGCCTGACTGACGGACAGCCGAAGACTTTAGACGAAATCGGCAAGGTCTATGGCGTCACCCGCGAGCGGATCCGCCAGATCGAATCAAAGACCATGTCCAAGCTGCGCCACCCCTCCAGGTCGCAGGTCCTGCGGGACTACCTGGACTAGGTCCACCGGACGACTCAAACCGTACGAACCGGCAGGGGCCGGGCCGGACCCACCTTCTGGTGGCTCCCGCCCGGCCCCTGCTTTTCTGCTTGTACTTTCACAGGAAAATTCCGGTGGCGTGCCGTTAAACGCCTGCGGGGCCCTTCCGTTCTGGAAGGGCCCCGCAGGGTTCGTTGTTACCGATGCCTCATCTAGTCGATTTCCACGGCAGCTTTCTCATGAAGCTTTCCCGTCTCATCGTGCCAGTCGGAGCTCAAGGGCTTGAGCGTTGCCTCGACTGCACGGGCGTGGTGGCCGCAGAACAGCAGTTCACCGCCGGAGGACTCGAGTACAACCCGCACATATGCCTGGGCTCCGCAACGGTCGCACCGGTCGAGTGCGTTGAGTGTGCGATCTGCCACTGCTGTTGTCATATCGGCCTCCTTAGTAGATCAGTACATCTATATAACCAGCATTCGTATCCAAACCATCGCAAGGATGGGGCAAGTTCGCTGTGCGCGTATCCGCAAGGTTCGGTCAAGAAAGGCCAAGTTCCGCCCGTCACGGACACTGGTGGCACGGCGCACAGCCGCCGGCGGGTGTGGCAAACGGCTCCAGCCGCCGCTGCCGATTACCCTAGAAGGTGCGGTCCCAGTGCCGCGTCCACGTTCCTGAAGGAGTTCTTTACCAGTGGCACCTAGCTCTGAGTACACCGCCCGGCACCTCTCCGTCCTGGAGGGCCTCGAGGCCGTTCGCAAGCGCCCGGGCATGTACATCGGCTCAACCGACTCGCGCGGCCTTATGCACTGCCTCTGGGAAATCATCGACAACTCCGTGGACGAGGCCCTGGCCGGATTTGGTCACGACATCCGCATCATCCTGCATGCGGACAACTCCGTGGAAATCCACGACGACGGCCGCGGCATCCCGATCGACAAGGAGCCCAAGACGGGACTTACCGGCGTCGAGGTGGTCTTCACCAAGCTGCACGCGGGCGGAAAGTTCGGCGGCGGGTCCTACACCGCCTCGGGCGGCCTGCACGGCGTGGGCGCCTCGGTGGTTAACGCCCTGTCCTCGCGCCTGGACGTCGAGGTGGACCGCGGCGGCAAGACCTATCGGATGTCCTTCCGCCGTGGTGAACCCGGCCGCTTTAAGGACACCGGTTCCCGGCTGGACCCGGCCGCGCCATTCACGCCGTTCGTCAACGACTCCGTCCTGGACGTGGTGGGCAAGGCCAAGCGCGGCGTCACCGGCACCAGGATCCGCTACTGGGCGGACCGGCAGATCTTCACGCCCGATGCCAAGTTCTCCTACGAGGATCTCGTGGCCCGGGCCCGCCAGACCTCCTTCCTGGTGCCCGGCCTCAAGCTCACGGTGCGGGACGAGCGCAGGCTGGCCGGGACTCCCGGTGAAGCGGGCCCCCACGAGGAGGTCTTCCACCACGACGGCGGCATCTCCGAGTTCGTCGAGTTCCTCGCCGCCGATCCCGCCGTCACCGATGTGTGGCGGCTGCATGGCTCAGGGAAGTTCAAGGAGACCGTCCCGGTCCTCGACGAACGTGGCCACAGCCAGTTGGCCGAAGTTGAGCGTGACTGCGAGGTGGACGTGGCGCTCCGCTGGGGAATCGGCTACGACAGCACTGTGCGGAGCTTCGTGAACATCATCGCCACCCCCAAGGGCGGCACGCACCAATCGGGGTTTGAACAGGCGCTGATCAAGACCTTCCGCAAGGCGGTGGAAGCCAACGCCCGCAAACTGAAGGCCGGCAACGACAAGATCGAAAAGGACGACATCTTCGCCGGCCTGACGGCAGTGCTGACCGTCCGGCTCGCTGAGCCGCAGTTCGAGGGCCAGACCAAGGAAATCCTGGGTACCAGCGCCGTCCGCGCCATCGTGGCCCGCGTGGTGGAAAAGGAGATCTCCGCCAAGCTGTCCGCCAGCAACCGGAATGACAAGGCCCAGTCCGCGCTGTTGCTGGAAAAGATCGTCAACGAGATGAAGTCCCGCATCTCGGCGCGTGTGCACAAGGAGACCCAACGGCGCAAGAATGCGCTGGAAACCTCCTCCATGCCCACCAAGCTCGCCGACTGCCGGACGGACGACGTCGAACGTTCCGAACTGTTCATCGTGGAAGGTGATTCCGCGCTGGGCACCGCCAAGCTGGCCCGCTCCTCCGACTTCCAGGCCCTGCTGCCCATCCGCGGCAAAATCCTCAACGTCCAGAAGGCATCGGTGGGGGACATGCTCTCCAACGCCGAATGCGCAGCCCTCATCCAGGTAGTGGGCGCAGGCTCCGGCCGCAGCTTCGACATCAGCGCCGCCCGCTACGGCAAGGTGATCCTGATGACGGACGCCGACGTTGACGGCGCCCACATCCGGACCCTGCTGCTGACCTTGTTCTTCCGCTACATGCGGCCCATGATCCTTGAAGGCAGGGTGTTCGCCGCGGTGCCCCCGCTGCACCGCGTGGAGGTGATCAACGCCGGCCAAAAGGCCAACGAGATGATCTACACCTACTCCGAAGCCGAACTGCACGTGCTGCTGGCCCGCCTGGCCAAGGAAGGCAAGCGGTACAAGGAACCGATCCAGCGCTACAAGGGCCTGGGGGAGATGGACGCCGAGCAGCTGGCCGAAACCACCATGGATCCCCGGCACCGCACCCTGCGCAAGGTGGGGATCGAAAACGCGCAACAGGCTGAGGAGATTTTCGACCTGCTGATGGGCTCGGACGTGTCGCCGCGCAAGGACTTTATCATCGCCGGCGCCTCAAGCCTGGACCGGGAGCGCATCGACGCCTGACGGCGGCGGGTCAGCCGAGCAGTCCGGGAACCACCAGGAGCGCGGTGGGCAGCGCGAGCAGCAGGACGCTGCCTGCCATAACGGCGCTGCGGAGGGCGGAAGGAAGCGGAGGCTGGGGCGTCAGGAGCCGGCTGACACGGGAAGCTGCGGTGCGGACCGCATCCGAACCGGATCCGCCCGACGCCGCCTCAAGCCCGGACAGGGCCAGCGTGGGCGAGGATGGCCGGACGCTTCCGGCGCCGGCCTCCGTGGCGGAACCGCTGGCCACGATGGCGATGGCCTTGATGAGGGTGGCTTTGCTCTCGGTCCGCAGGGCGACATCATCGGCCAGCATCTCGATGAGGGAGTTCACGGATTCCTGGGCAAGCCGGGTGGTGGGCAGCCACGGAAGGGCCTGCCGCCACGCGGCGAAGGCCCAGAGCAGGAGGTGGTGCCGCTGGCTCAGGTGGGCGTTCTCGTGAATCAGCACGGCCCGAAGTTCTGCCGGTTCGAGCGCCGCCATCAGGCCGTCCGACAGGACTGTCACGGAACGCGCGCCGCCGGGAAGGCAGTACGCCACGGGGGAGTCGTGGCTGATGACCAGGGTCCCGGCGTCCTGGCCGGAGGGCGACGCCAGCAGGGCAAGCATTTCGCGGTGCCGCCGCCGCTGCCGCTGGATCTTGTAGTACGTCAGCAGCAGGGTGAACACCAGGTGGACGGTGAGCAGGGCGGCAGTGGACAGGGCAAAGATGTGCCAGAACCCCAGGGCTGTAGTGGGGGCGTTGAAAAGCACCATGCCGGCAAGGCCGCGGAGGCCTGCGATGAGGTTGTCGCCGATGGGCTCCAGGCCGTAGACCAACATGGCGCCGATCATGGACAGCCCGCCTGCTAGCGCGATCGCCTGCCACAGCAGCATGGCCGTGAACGGCGACCTGGCCGGCCATTGCGCCCGTGACAGGAGGATCGGCACCGGCCACGCCAGGACTATCGCAAGGACCGCCAGCAGGTATGAGGCCCAGAACATGGTGTGTTAGACGCGGCCCAGAAGTTTGCGCAGCGTCTCGGCTTCACCTTCGGACACCGACCCGATGAACCGGGCCAGGACGGCCTCGCGGTCCGGGGCGGATCCAAGGACCTCGTGCATGAGTTCCGCGGTGTGGTCTGCACGGCTGGACACAGCCTGGTAGCGGTGGGGGCGGGTGCCGCGTTCGCGCTCAACCAGGCCCTTCTTCTCCAGGCGGGAAAGTACGGTGAGCACCGTGGTGACGGCCAGTTCCTTGCCTTCGTGGCCAGAGCCGCCCTGCGCCGCCGACGTGCGCGCCAACTGATCCCTCAGGGTATTGGCCGTAGCCGCTTCCTGGCCCGCCCAGAGCAGGTCCATCACTGCCCGTTCCAGTTCACCAAGACTCGCCATGTCACTTTTCCTTTATT
This window of the Pseudarthrobacter defluvii genome carries:
- a CDS encoding leucyl aminopeptidase, translating into MVKNTEVNLSTVARDLKKNPSDAVVIGVGQGTDGPVLLDNPLTAKSAEALADSLKALGVTGAADQLVRLPGLPETGAGILVLAGVGKVPANGPLTGESLRRAAGSAVRQLAGLATVTLAFPTATVQDVTAVAEGAALGAYSFTEFRSSSDGLKDPVRNAVIFNELAGTPELEAALKRAGLVAKAVNATRSLVNTPPSHLYPESFAEAAKDLAKGLPVKVTVWDEKRLEKEGFGGIMGVGKGSTRQPRLVKVEYSPAKATAKVALVGKGITFDTGGISLKPALNMGDMKSDMAGAAVVLNTVLALAGLGLPVKATAWLCIAENMPGGGASRPADVLTMFGGKTVEVLNTDAEGRLVMADGIVAASREYPDAIIDVATLTGAQLIALGNRTAGVMGSDSVTGALKAAADRAGELVWPMPLPEELRPTLDSQVADLANIGERHGGMMTAAVFLREFVGKDKAGEQIPWAHIDIAGPSFNNGSPYGYTHKQGTGCTVRTLIAYVEDILAAA
- the lpdA gene encoding dihydrolipoyl dehydrogenase, whose product is MADQATAQEFDILVLGGGSGGYAAALRAVQLGLTVGLVEKAKLGGTCLHNGCIPTKALLHSAELADHARDSAKYGVNVTLDGIDINAVNAYKDGIIAGKYKGLQGLIKSKKGITVIEGEGKLQGTDTIVVNGTAYKGKNIVLATGSYSRTLPGLEIGGKVITSDQALTMDTIPKSAIILGGGVIGVEFASVWKSFGVDVTIVEGLPSLVPNEDATIIKNFERAFKKRGIKFSTGVFFQGVEQNDDGVKVTLVDGKTFEADLLLVAVGRGPVTANLGYEEAGVTIDRGFVITNERLHTGVGNIYAVGDIVPGVQLAHRGYQQGIFVAEEIAGLKPVVVEDINIPKVTYSEPEIATVGYTEKAAKEKFGEDQVQTQEYNLAGNGKSSILGTSGLIKLVRQKDGPVVGVHMIGARMGEQVGEAQLIVNWEAYPEDVAQLVHAHPTQNEALGEAHLALAGKPLHG
- a CDS encoding RNA polymerase sigma factor, with translation MTPSSTKKDSAAQDVLSPEEKQAATNAKRAATRAANKASAGAAPADGKREPKKRGPKPGAKAAAEAAGKSAVDADEVEDAEEDLDVLEGPDAVEDADTDADPVKGAVGSGKGFVYSDADDDDAPVQQVMSAGATADPVKDYLKQIGKVALLNAEQEVDLALRIEAGLFAEEKIAADDGSMDPKYKRELEFIIHDGKRAKNHLLEANLRLVVSLAKRYTGRGMLFLDLIQEGNLGLIRAVEKFDYTKGFKFSTYATWWIRQAITRAMADQARTIRIPVHMVEVINKLARVQRQMLQDLGREPTPEELALELDMTPEKVVEVQKYGREPISLHTPLGEDGDSEFGDLIEDSEAVVPADAVSFTLLQEQLHSVLDTLSEREAGVVAMRFGLTDGQPKTLDEIGKVYGVTRERIRQIESKTMSKLRHPSRSQVLRDYLD
- a CDS encoding MFS transporter, with product MTAPRAWLIWTIGIFGYLVAVAQRTSFGVVGLEATERFHATASAISFFTVLQLLVYAGLQIPVGLLVDRLGSRVMIAGGAVLMGLGQLQLAFADSIPGGVLGRVLVGAGDAMTFISVIRLIPLWFAPARVPLVTQLTGMSGQLGQLFSVLPFATVLHLSGWTPAFLMLAGMSGVAVVLVVLLLQDAPPGTERPHARQGLRATGASLARAWSQPGTRLGMWSHFTIQFSGTVFAMTWGYPFLISGQGLDAGTVAALMALYVAAAMAAGPFIGRFVSRHPLRRSTMVLLIAGATAAAWAAVLLLPGRAPLWLLAGLVVVLAIGGPGSMIGFDFARTFNPAHRIGTATGIVNVGGFIAALVSIFLIGLVLDVLYATGFSQGVLYGLEPFRLALSVQFLLLALGAAAIVASRRKVRRQMAAQGIVVPPLRSALARQRRESLARRRQPARTDD
- a CDS encoding DUF4192 family protein, producing the protein MTAPERLTIRGPEDILGFIPHSLGYWPASSLVAMTLHGTRLGATLRLDLPSPDGPGDPFGFAGAVRRYLESDQDADGALLAVFTTDAGMVPPSAYDLLISTVQCSLDEGGMPVRAAWFVGDDYWRDALCSDGSCCPLPGRPVQEIRDSMLNTEMVYRGSSVGPAPRAGSAPEAAVPAMHLAAVLEAQAGWQEELGWRSRSRAQFKAVLGFWQMLLDRAPADAGVPDIERDAFLRATLLVPTWRDAVMVMAAAGRSAAEAGAEQFNVFAEGDDGGGADESVVLLPLLMPADFPLRALPVGKPRTETAGGRAAAFRPPRRTTEGVARSGSVPAGYGEVLMGVAPDVPDWAGLEALDRVLGQLAVLGGQAAAAALTMRGWVAWCRGRGSYAAAHLEQALELEPEYRLAELLLDLVGRGTLCGWAARKEAAWQKFGEDTAG
- a CDS encoding proteasome assembly chaperone family protein, which produces MLERISGSLLDPDALYASNIELFHSPELQGLNLVMGFTGFADAGHVVKQINAELLDSLDAQPVAVFDADQLIDYRSRRPHLSFVEDHIQDYQEPRLALYRLVDGLGKPFLLLAGFEPDLQWERFARAVVNIVEKLDVNLVTWIHSIPMPVPHTRPVGVTVHGNRPELIEGISVWKPTVEVPAAVGHILELRLVEAGRNVAGYVIHAPHYLAEAEYPTAAVAGLEYLGAATSLMLPTDRLRESGREVSRQIAEQIEASEEVQQVVSRLETRYDEKSDGIVRRSLLANENDELPDADDLGAAVEAYLARENPGQ
- a CDS encoding DUF7455 domain-containing protein, giving the protein MTTAVADRTLNALDRCDRCGAQAYVRVVLESSGGELLFCGHHARAVEATLKPLSSDWHDETGKLHEKAAVEID